A region from the Algoriphagus machipongonensis genome encodes:
- a CDS encoding alpha/beta hydrolase translates to MKNRFFKFNLALIILGATFLYSCNSDPESPRLDPLQAIDLIDESYGESSSNTMDVFLPAGRSETETSLIIYIHGGAWISGDKSEFLEFKPVMENSFPEYAFISINYRLLNLSSGDGKFPDQENDVIEAIEYVLSKTKEWNISDQIILAGASAGGHLALLHSYKHQEIGDIQAVFALFPPTDLSSLYDFNSVTKQGLEVLLSGTPDSQTAAYMESSPIEYVSSNSIPTIFFHGTEDTVVPISQSDMLSNKLEIAGVPFYYESIPGEGHGFKNSVYPVIIQKAADFINEEL, encoded by the coding sequence ATGAAAAATCGATTTTTTAAATTTAATCTTGCCCTAATAATTCTAGGAGCAACCTTTTTATATTCCTGTAATTCTGACCCAGAAAGCCCCAGATTAGACCCTCTTCAGGCCATAGATCTAATAGATGAATCCTACGGGGAATCTTCTTCCAATACCATGGATGTTTTTCTACCAGCGGGCAGATCTGAAACTGAGACATCTTTAATAATCTATATTCATGGTGGAGCCTGGATATCAGGAGACAAAAGCGAGTTTTTAGAATTCAAACCCGTCATGGAAAACTCATTTCCAGAGTATGCATTTATATCTATTAACTACCGATTACTCAATCTTTCATCCGGGGATGGGAAATTTCCCGATCAAGAAAATGATGTTATTGAAGCGATTGAGTATGTTCTTTCTAAAACCAAGGAATGGAATATTTCGGATCAGATAATACTAGCTGGGGCAAGTGCTGGTGGTCATTTAGCTTTGCTTCATAGCTACAAACATCAAGAAATTGGAGATATTCAAGCTGTCTTCGCCTTATTTCCCCCCACAGATCTTAGTAGTTTATATGATTTTAACTCCGTAACCAAACAGGGTTTAGAGGTATTATTAAGTGGTACACCAGACTCGCAAACTGCAGCATACATGGAGTCAAGCCCAATCGAATATGTGAGTTCTAACTCAATCCCAACTATCTTTTTTCATGGAACTGAAGATACTGTAGTACCCATTTCACAAAGTGATATGCTGTCAAACAAATTAGAAATTGCAGGAGTCCCTTTTTATTATGAGTCTATTCCTGGAGAAGGGCATGGATTTAAAAACTCAGTTTACCCTGTAATTATTCAAAAAGCGGCAGACTTTATTAATGAAGAGCTATAA
- a CDS encoding 5-(carboxyamino)imidazole ribonucleotide synthase: MKSTSHSPILGVLGGGQLGRMLIQSAINYNQDIHILDPDPNAPCKDLCQEFTVGSLKDFDTVYAFGQNCDVLTVEIESVNAEALKKLELEGKKVYPQPDILKLIQDKREQKQFYKEQGIPTAEFILTENKEEVIHNKGFLPAVNKLGKEGYDGRGVQILKSEEDLENAFDAPGLLEKLIDFEKEIAVTVARNEAGDLTVYPAVECAFHPTANLVEFLFAPAEIASDVEEKAKEIAKDVILKLGMVGILAVEMFVTKEGEVLVNEIAPRPHNSGHHTIEANFTSQFEQHLRSVMNWPLGNPDLRCPAAMINLLGEEGFTGPAVVEGQEVAISEKGVYIHMYGKKLTKPFRKMGHVTVLDDDITKLKEKAMKVKGIIKIKSI, encoded by the coding sequence ATGAAGTCAACATCACATTCCCCCATATTAGGAGTCCTCGGTGGAGGACAGTTAGGCAGAATGCTTATTCAATCTGCAATTAATTACAATCAAGATATCCACATTTTGGATCCCGATCCAAATGCCCCATGTAAGGATTTATGTCAAGAGTTTACGGTAGGCTCCTTGAAGGATTTTGACACGGTTTATGCTTTTGGACAGAATTGTGATGTATTGACTGTTGAAATAGAAAGTGTTAATGCTGAGGCGCTTAAAAAATTGGAGCTAGAGGGGAAGAAGGTTTATCCACAACCTGATATTTTAAAGCTTATTCAAGATAAAAGAGAGCAAAAGCAATTCTATAAGGAACAGGGAATTCCTACAGCAGAATTTATTTTGACAGAAAATAAGGAAGAAGTTATCCACAATAAAGGATTCCTTCCTGCAGTCAATAAATTAGGAAAAGAAGGCTATGATGGTAGGGGAGTTCAGATCCTCAAAAGTGAGGAAGATCTAGAAAATGCTTTTGATGCTCCAGGTTTACTTGAAAAATTAATCGACTTCGAGAAGGAAATTGCGGTCACCGTAGCCAGAAATGAAGCGGGAGACCTGACAGTTTATCCAGCTGTAGAATGTGCATTTCATCCTACAGCAAATTTGGTAGAGTTTCTATTTGCCCCGGCAGAGATAGCTTCTGATGTGGAGGAAAAGGCAAAGGAAATAGCCAAAGATGTCATTTTGAAGTTGGGAATGGTTGGGATCTTAGCAGTAGAAATGTTTGTGACCAAAGAGGGTGAGGTTTTAGTAAATGAAATCGCGCCAAGACCCCACAATTCTGGGCATCATACCATTGAAGCAAATTTTACTTCGCAGTTTGAGCAACATTTAAGGTCGGTCATGAATTGGCCACTTGGGAATCCCGATTTAAGATGCCCTGCCGCCATGATCAATTTATTGGGTGAGGAAGGTTTTACTGGACCTGCTGTAGTCGAAGGTCAGGAAGTGGCGATTTCAGAAAAAGGCGTATACATTCATATGTATGGTAAAAAATTGACTAAGCCTTTTCGGAAAATGGGGCATGTTACGGTTCTGGATGATGATATTACCAAACTGAAGGAAAAAGCGATGAAAGTAAAAGGCATTATTAAAATAAAATCTATTTAA
- a CDS encoding mechanosensitive ion channel family protein: protein MEQFGISQETTDALYAEGISLAVEVALRILGALIFYFIGRAIVKKVLNTIAKTLERRDDTPSLNEFLNSFSKILLYFILFVGVLMILGVPGSSFLAVFGAAGLAIGLALQGSLSNFAGGLLILAFKPFKVGHVVVAQGHTGIVNRVQVLYTHLMTFDNQEVIIPNGNLANSDIINMSTQETRRAELKVGVAYGTNIKQAKEIILNIFENDPRALKDPAPFVALNNFGDSSLDIVVRVWAKSADMWPMYFAGMEAINTEFEKNGIEIPFPQRVVHQIPQKTDSPS from the coding sequence ATGGAACAATTCGGAATCTCTCAAGAAACCACTGACGCTCTTTATGCAGAAGGCATAAGCCTAGCTGTAGAAGTAGCTTTAAGAATTTTAGGCGCATTAATCTTTTACTTTATAGGTAGGGCTATTGTTAAGAAAGTCTTAAATACGATTGCAAAAACCTTAGAGAGACGGGATGACACCCCTTCACTAAATGAATTTCTAAACAGTTTTTCTAAGATCCTTTTATACTTTATTCTGTTCGTTGGTGTGCTTATGATTTTAGGCGTACCGGGCAGTTCGTTTTTAGCTGTATTTGGTGCCGCTGGTTTGGCTATTGGTTTAGCACTTCAGGGGTCTCTTTCCAATTTTGCAGGGGGGCTTTTGATTTTAGCATTTAAACCATTCAAAGTTGGGCATGTTGTTGTTGCTCAAGGTCATACAGGTATTGTTAATAGAGTTCAGGTGTTATATACTCACTTGATGACTTTTGATAATCAAGAAGTGATTATTCCAAATGGTAATCTTGCTAATTCTGATATTATCAACATGAGTACTCAGGAAACTAGAAGAGCGGAATTAAAAGTTGGGGTAGCCTATGGCACTAACATCAAACAAGCCAAAGAAATCATTTTAAATATTTTTGAGAATGACCCAAGAGCATTAAAAGATCCAGCTCCATTTGTGGCTTTAAATAATTTCGGAGATAGCTCTTTGGATATAGTGGTCAGAGTCTGGGCAAAATCAGCCGATATGTGGCCCATGTATTTTGCGGGAATGGAAGCTATTAACACTGAGTTTGAGAAAAATGGCATTGAGATTCCATTCCCTCAGAGAGTGGTTCATCAAATCCCTCAGAAAACAGATAGCCCAAGTTAA
- the purE gene encoding 5-(carboxyamino)imidazole ribonucleotide mutase produces MKPSVGIIMGSQSDLPIMAEAAQFLEELGVGYELTVVSAHRTPQRMIDYAGSARERGIKVIVAGAGGAAHLPGMVASLTSLPVIGVPILSSNSIDGWDSILSILQMPSGIPVATVALNGGKNAGILAASMVGAFDQEVGKKMDEFKSSLREKVEKSASQIEEKGWKEILKK; encoded by the coding sequence ATGAAACCATCTGTAGGAATAATCATGGGAAGCCAGTCTGATTTGCCAATAATGGCGGAAGCGGCTCAATTTTTAGAAGAACTTGGTGTAGGCTATGAACTGACAGTGGTTTCAGCACATAGAACTCCTCAGCGAATGATAGATTATGCGGGTAGTGCTCGGGAAAGAGGGATTAAAGTGATTGTTGCTGGAGCGGGTGGAGCTGCCCATTTACCTGGGATGGTTGCTTCTTTGACCAGTTTACCTGTAATAGGAGTTCCGATTTTGAGTTCAAATTCCATAGATGGATGGGACAGTATCTTATCTATATTACAAATGCCTTCAGGTATTCCTGTTGCTACAGTCGCTTTAAACGGTGGCAAGAATGCTGGGATTTTAGCAGCCTCTATGGTTGGGGCCTTTGATCAGGAAGTAGGCAAAAAAATGGATGAGTTCAAGAGTAGCTTGCGAGAGAAAGTAGAAAAATCTGCAAGTCAAATTGAAGAGAAAGGCTGGAAAGAAATTTTGAAAAAATAA
- a CDS encoding methyltransferase domain-containing protein yields MSLFAKRSEEKELMDDLDCSGEELTQTLRELKTINRWLGGNYVTTNGLSKIFKSHPQSSYTIADIGCGGGDMIKVMQKWAVDQKKAIKFIGIDANRNIIDLARVRLADVPKVTWRVQNVFNEEFSEEKVDISTCTLFTHHFTDRELIGLLESLRAKSRLGIVINDLHRHWFAFYSIKFLTRVFSKSKMVQHDASLSVLRSFSKSDWERILRSAGIDKFNISWHWAFRWQVNILFK; encoded by the coding sequence ATGAGTCTATTTGCCAAGCGAAGTGAGGAAAAAGAATTGATGGATGACCTTGATTGCTCAGGGGAAGAACTTACCCAAACCTTGCGAGAACTCAAAACGATAAATCGTTGGCTTGGAGGAAATTATGTGACTACCAATGGGCTTTCAAAGATTTTCAAAAGCCATCCACAAAGCTCCTATACTATAGCAGATATTGGCTGTGGAGGTGGTGATATGATTAAAGTAATGCAGAAATGGGCAGTAGATCAAAAAAAAGCAATTAAATTTATAGGAATCGATGCCAATAGGAACATTATTGACTTGGCACGGGTTAGATTAGCTGACGTACCCAAAGTCACCTGGAGAGTTCAGAATGTTTTTAATGAAGAATTTTCCGAAGAAAAAGTAGATATTTCTACTTGCACGCTCTTTACACATCATTTTACTGATAGAGAATTAATCGGACTTTTAGAATCTCTCAGAGCTAAATCCCGCCTTGGAATTGTGATCAATGACCTTCATAGGCATTGGTTCGCATTTTATAGCATCAAATTTCTCACAAGAGTATTCAGTAAGTCTAAAATGGTGCAACACGATGCATCATTATCTGTTTTAAGGAGTTTTTCTAAATCAGACTGGGAAAGAATCCTTCGGTCTGCAGGAATCGATAAGTTTAACATAAGCTGGCATTGGGCTTTTCGCTGGCAAGTAAATATTTTATTTAAGTAA
- a CDS encoding MutS-related protein — protein sequence MAGFDFGTENISAKKSEIKSKAGSLSLVRLMLFIGIVICFVLTFSQTIFWALPLIAITGFFVISIQKYNHLKSQESIYLALEKLQELEAKRKLRELHGIDPGAEYLEKTHPFANDLDLFGEHSLFQLLNHTISQGAKDKLADLMKAKFDQIKAKQYQEASDELSEDEDFLKAMESIGIAFYTNEKPTAGWQSFLKQKKTTPLFISILAYLGPVLGLGLFVAVGIGVLPSAIIGVWILIGMIPLGLVFKELKAASELLPSRNQLKAITNWLFEIEKKKFVSPLLQEKQKVILSKEGSASKLFRSLDRLGNVIDNRINLLYIPFNLLFWTDLFIVSKLQSWINMHGEDLSEIPQILEDWEVLISLGAFEQEIGSKGELVWKEETMISGQEMAHPLLLPEKAVPNDFKLGEENRFVLLTGANMSGKTTFMRTVGINCVMANIGLRPFAKEFVMGDFNLYTSMRNTDNLGESVSSFYAELSRIHQLIERLEKNERIFFLLDEILKGTNTVDRVAGSEALIKQVAKTQGLGIVSTHDIELADLEEKLSSVVNLSFHSEVLDETINFDYKLKSGPCPSFNAHKLMELMGIRFQES from the coding sequence ATGGCAGGATTTGATTTTGGGACTGAAAATATATCAGCAAAGAAAAGTGAGATAAAATCAAAGGCAGGTAGTTTGTCTTTAGTTAGGTTGATGCTTTTCATAGGAATAGTAATTTGTTTTGTGTTGACATTTTCCCAGACAATATTTTGGGCACTTCCCCTAATAGCAATTACAGGTTTTTTTGTGATTTCAATACAAAAGTATAACCACCTTAAAAGTCAGGAATCAATTTATTTAGCTTTAGAGAAATTACAGGAGCTAGAAGCAAAGAGAAAACTTCGAGAGCTTCATGGAATAGACCCAGGAGCAGAATACCTTGAAAAAACTCATCCCTTTGCCAACGATTTAGATCTTTTTGGAGAACACTCTTTATTTCAACTTTTAAATCATACCATTTCTCAAGGGGCAAAAGATAAGTTGGCTGATTTGATGAAAGCTAAGTTCGATCAGATTAAAGCCAAGCAATATCAAGAAGCGAGTGATGAGTTAAGTGAAGATGAGGATTTTCTTAAAGCCATGGAGAGTATAGGTATAGCTTTCTACACTAATGAAAAGCCTACAGCAGGTTGGCAATCTTTTTTAAAACAGAAAAAAACTACCCCATTATTCATTTCTATTCTTGCCTATTTAGGACCTGTCCTTGGTTTAGGCCTTTTTGTGGCTGTGGGAATAGGAGTATTACCTTCGGCAATAATAGGAGTTTGGATATTGATAGGAATGATTCCCTTGGGATTAGTTTTCAAAGAGTTGAAAGCAGCCTCAGAATTGCTTCCTTCTAGAAACCAGTTAAAGGCTATTACTAATTGGCTCTTCGAGATAGAAAAGAAGAAGTTTGTATCCCCTCTATTACAGGAAAAGCAAAAAGTAATTTTGAGCAAAGAAGGAAGTGCTTCTAAGCTTTTCAGAAGTCTTGATCGATTGGGGAATGTGATTGATAACAGGATCAATCTCCTCTATATTCCTTTTAACCTTCTTTTTTGGACAGATTTATTCATAGTCTCCAAACTCCAATCTTGGATAAATATGCATGGAGAGGATTTATCTGAAATTCCACAGATTTTAGAGGATTGGGAAGTTTTAATTTCGTTGGGAGCCTTCGAACAGGAAATAGGGAGTAAGGGAGAATTAGTTTGGAAAGAGGAGACAATGATATCTGGCCAAGAGATGGCTCATCCTCTTCTCCTACCCGAAAAAGCAGTGCCAAATGATTTTAAGCTTGGAGAAGAAAATCGCTTTGTCTTGCTTACCGGAGCAAATATGAGTGGGAAAACCACTTTTATGCGGACTGTTGGAATCAATTGTGTGATGGCTAATATCGGCTTAAGACCATTTGCCAAGGAATTTGTTATGGGGGATTTTAACCTTTATACCAGTATGCGGAATACCGATAACCTCGGAGAGAGTGTGAGTTCCTTTTACGCAGAGTTAAGTAGAATCCATCAGTTAATTGAGCGACTGGAGAAAAATGAGCGGATTTTCTTTTTATTGGATGAAATATTAAAAGGAACCAATACCGTGGATCGAGTGGCGGGAAGTGAAGCCTTAATAAAACAAGTGGCCAAGACACAAGGTTTGGGGATAGTGAGTACCCATGATATTGAGCTTGCTGATTTAGAAGAGAAACTTTCTAGTGTGGTAAACCTAAGTTTTCATTCCGAAGTTTTGGATGAAACTATCAACTTTGACTACAAATTGAAATCGGGTCCATGCCCTAGTTTTAATGCCCATAAATTAATGGAGTTGATGGGCATCAGATTCCAAGAATCCTAA
- a CDS encoding type III polyketide synthase, producing the protein MTSSIVSIGLANPGEPIEQSTIAGFMQKAHQLDEVESRKLSFLYRKSGINSRYSVLDDFEKSDSSEFTFFPKSKNFEPFPGTKARMDVFSKTAVDLCEAAARRCLSKPKIETSEVTHLILVSCTGMMAPGVELQLMERLGLDDSVERYCVHFMGCYAAFTGLKLADKILLAEPESRVLLVSVELCTLHFQKEYTEDNVLANSLFGDGAAAALVMNSDQGMRLQGYQSNVIREGESDMAWGIGDFGFEMRLSKYIPSLLDKGIQQLLEKFENRYHLSSLKHFAIHPGGKQILEKVKEAFQLPDSANEHALAVLSEFGNMSSSTILFVLHRMMNDIKIQGKILAMGFGPGLTLETLLLDKR; encoded by the coding sequence ATGACGAGCAGTATCGTGAGTATTGGCCTGGCAAATCCAGGAGAGCCTATCGAGCAATCTACCATAGCTGGCTTTATGCAAAAAGCTCATCAATTAGATGAGGTTGAATCTCGAAAGCTAAGTTTTTTATACCGCAAATCAGGGATAAACTCACGTTATAGTGTATTGGATGATTTTGAAAAATCTGATTCATCTGAATTCACCTTTTTTCCGAAAAGTAAGAATTTCGAACCTTTTCCGGGGACTAAAGCCAGAATGGATGTCTTTAGCAAGACTGCAGTCGATTTATGTGAAGCTGCAGCCAGAAGATGCCTATCAAAACCTAAAATTGAGACATCGGAAGTTACCCATTTGATCTTGGTCTCCTGTACTGGGATGATGGCTCCTGGAGTAGAATTACAACTTATGGAGCGTTTAGGTTTAGATGATTCTGTTGAACGATATTGCGTGCATTTTATGGGATGCTATGCAGCTTTTACTGGTTTAAAATTGGCGGACAAAATACTTTTGGCAGAGCCCGAATCAAGGGTGCTTTTGGTTTCCGTAGAACTCTGTACCCTGCATTTTCAAAAAGAATATACGGAGGATAATGTGCTTGCGAACTCGTTATTTGGCGATGGAGCAGCAGCAGCTTTAGTAATGAATTCAGATCAAGGAATGAGGCTGCAAGGATACCAAAGCAATGTGATTAGGGAAGGAGAATCTGATATGGCTTGGGGAATTGGTGATTTTGGATTTGAAATGCGTCTGAGTAAGTATATACCCTCATTGCTTGATAAGGGGATTCAGCAATTATTGGAAAAATTCGAAAACAGGTACCATTTATCCTCATTAAAACATTTCGCCATTCACCCAGGAGGCAAGCAAATATTGGAAAAGGTCAAAGAAGCTTTCCAGCTGCCTGATTCAGCTAATGAACATGCGTTGGCGGTGTTATCTGAATTTGGAAATATGTCTTCCAGTACTATTCTCTTTGTTTTGCATAGAATGATGAATGACATTAAAATTCAGGGTAAGATTTTGGCAATGGGATTTGGTCCCGGACTGACCCTAGAAACCCTATTATTGGATAAGAGATGA
- a CDS encoding aldehyde dehydrogenase family protein, with the protein MDTPDLINKTFLAQNKTALSWRNSTTDQRIERLKKIKTWVLENEKKIQDALFEDFKKPAAETTLSEIYPLTSEINHVIKNLATWVKPKKVPSTLAMAGTKSKIYYEPKGVSLIISPWNYPFNLAIGPLISALAAGCTAIIKPSELTPHTSGLIKSMIAELFESSEVAVFTGDVEVSKNLLKFPFDHIFFTGSPTVGKIVMEAASKNLSSITLELGGKSPTIIHDSADLKDAAEKIIKGKFINCGQTCIAPDYVLVQNQVKEELMMEMKVAIQKMYDPEYKGIEHSKDLARIINQKNHIRLEQLIQDAIEKGAKFEFGGNITPETLYIEPTILSNLNENMDLMNEEIFGPILPILTYEDIQEAIDLINSKPKPLALYYFGKDDETTNKVISDTSSGNAVINDCVLHYLHKNLPFGGVNNSGIGKAHGHYGFLAFSNEKGVLRQRVGFNNSSMIKPPYGIKVNKIISSLIKWL; encoded by the coding sequence GTGGATACTCCTGATTTAATAAACAAGACCTTTCTAGCCCAAAATAAAACCGCCCTATCATGGCGGAACTCTACTACAGACCAAAGAATTGAACGCCTAAAAAAAATCAAAACCTGGGTACTTGAAAATGAAAAAAAGATTCAAGATGCGCTATTTGAGGATTTCAAAAAACCAGCAGCTGAAACAACCTTAAGCGAAATTTACCCACTAACCTCAGAAATCAATCATGTAATAAAAAACCTGGCAACTTGGGTAAAACCAAAAAAAGTGCCCAGCACCCTGGCAATGGCTGGCACAAAATCTAAAATCTATTATGAGCCAAAAGGGGTTTCCCTCATTATTAGCCCATGGAATTACCCTTTCAATCTAGCCATTGGCCCACTGATTTCAGCTTTGGCAGCAGGGTGTACAGCTATAATTAAACCTTCTGAACTTACTCCACATACTTCGGGACTAATTAAAAGTATGATAGCAGAGCTTTTTGAAAGTTCAGAAGTGGCCGTATTTACGGGAGATGTAGAGGTTTCCAAAAACCTTTTAAAATTTCCTTTTGACCACATTTTCTTTACGGGTAGCCCTACAGTAGGTAAGATAGTTATGGAAGCGGCCTCCAAAAATCTCAGCTCCATTACACTTGAACTCGGAGGAAAATCTCCCACAATTATTCATGATTCAGCTGACTTAAAAGATGCGGCTGAAAAAATTATCAAAGGAAAATTTATCAATTGCGGGCAGACTTGTATCGCTCCGGATTATGTTTTGGTTCAAAATCAAGTCAAAGAGGAATTGATGATGGAAATGAAAGTAGCCATTCAGAAAATGTATGATCCGGAATATAAAGGGATTGAGCATTCTAAAGATTTGGCAAGAATTATCAATCAAAAAAACCACATAAGGCTGGAACAGTTAATCCAAGATGCGATTGAAAAAGGAGCAAAATTTGAATTTGGAGGAAACATCACTCCTGAAACTCTTTATATAGAGCCAACCATCCTTTCTAACCTAAATGAAAATATGGACTTGATGAACGAGGAGATTTTTGGTCCTATCCTGCCTATTTTAACCTATGAGGATATCCAAGAGGCCATTGACCTGATCAATTCTAAACCAAAACCTTTAGCACTTTATTATTTTGGTAAGGATGATGAGACTACAAACAAAGTAATTTCAGATACCAGTTCAGGTAATGCTGTAATAAACGATTGTGTATTACACTACCTTCATAAAAATCTACCTTTTGGAGGTGTAAATAATAGTGGTATTGGAAAAGCTCATGGACATTATGGATTCCTTGCTTTTTCAAATGAAAAAGGGGTTCTTAGACAACGAGTTGGTTTTAACAATTCAAGTATGATTAAACCTCCTTATGGGATCAAGGTTAATAAAATCATCTCCTCACTTATCAAATGGTTATGA
- a CDS encoding nitroreductase family protein — MEKKNIEGFDHIRYQRPSVSKEDLLVKSKEFFEMMDQRRTVREFDKKEIPVEVLENIIQTASTAPSGAHKQPWTFCLISNPEIKKKIRLAAEEEEKVSYGGRMSDTWKDDLKPLGTNWEKPFLEEAPYLIVVFKQSYGMENGKKVQHYYVNESVGIACGFLIAAIHEAGLVAVTHTPSPMNFLSKILDRPSHEKPYLLVPVGYPKEETYVPNISRKELSEVLIKY, encoded by the coding sequence ATGGAAAAGAAAAATATTGAAGGATTCGATCATATCAGATACCAAAGACCTAGTGTTTCGAAGGAGGATTTATTAGTCAAATCAAAGGAATTTTTTGAAATGATGGATCAACGAAGGACTGTCCGTGAATTTGACAAAAAGGAGATTCCTGTAGAGGTATTAGAAAATATCATACAAACAGCTAGTACAGCCCCTTCAGGTGCTCATAAACAACCTTGGACCTTTTGCTTAATTTCTAATCCTGAAATCAAGAAAAAAATAAGACTCGCCGCCGAAGAAGAAGAGAAAGTGAGCTACGGAGGCAGGATGAGTGATACTTGGAAAGACGATCTCAAGCCTTTAGGTACCAATTGGGAAAAGCCATTTTTGGAGGAAGCTCCTTACTTAATTGTCGTATTCAAGCAGTCCTATGGAATGGAAAATGGTAAAAAAGTGCAGCACTATTATGTCAACGAATCGGTAGGAATAGCTTGTGGATTTTTAATTGCAGCAATTCATGAAGCTGGTTTAGTAGCTGTGACTCACACTCCTAGCCCGATGAATTTTTTAAGCAAAATATTGGATCGCCCTTCTCATGAGAAACCCTATTTGCTGGTTCCTGTTGGATATCCAAAAGAGGAAACTTATGTGCCGAATATCAGCAGAAAAGAACTGAGTGAAGTATTGATTAAATATTAA
- a CDS encoding DUF3127 domain-containing protein, whose product MELSGKIIQVLPEVGGNSRNGNAWRKQEYILETGGNYPKKVCLSLWGDKIDQFGMQVGEEVTLGVDVESREYNGRWYTDVRAYKVDRTGAQNQAPSTNSMPEVSSFHSDSEEDTLPF is encoded by the coding sequence ATGGAATTAAGCGGAAAAATTATCCAAGTATTACCTGAAGTTGGGGGAAATTCCAGAAATGGAAATGCATGGAGAAAACAGGAATATATACTGGAAACTGGAGGAAACTATCCTAAAAAAGTATGTCTATCTCTATGGGGAGACAAAATAGACCAATTTGGAATGCAGGTTGGAGAAGAAGTAACCTTAGGAGTAGATGTAGAGAGTAGGGAATACAATGGAAGATGGTACACAGATGTACGAGCTTATAAAGTAGATAGAACTGGCGCTCAAAATCAGGCCCCATCTACTAATTCAATGCCTGAAGTAAGTAGCTTTCATTCTGACAGCGAAGAAGACACTTTACCCTTTTAA
- a CDS encoding RNA polymerase sigma factor translates to MRNRRGPKDSELIAQYRNGSDAAFDLLVDRYQNKLFTTIFLIVKDQAISEDLLQEVFVKVVNTLQSDKYNEEGKFQPWVMRIAHNLAIDHFRKAKRYPTIRMEDGSNIFNSLNFAEDTVEDRQMRDETIELVKKLIDELPENQKQVLIMRHYMDMSFQEIADKTGVSINTALGRMRYALIHLRKKMKHLNVAYDKIIYPK, encoded by the coding sequence ATGCGTAATAGAAGAGGTCCAAAAGACAGCGAGTTGATAGCTCAATACAGAAATGGGAGCGATGCTGCCTTTGATCTATTAGTAGATCGATACCAGAATAAATTATTCACAACGATATTCCTGATTGTGAAGGATCAGGCAATTTCTGAAGACCTTTTACAAGAGGTATTTGTCAAAGTTGTAAATACGTTACAATCTGACAAATACAATGAGGAGGGGAAATTTCAACCTTGGGTAATGCGAATTGCTCATAATTTGGCGATTGACCATTTCAGAAAAGCAAAAAGATATCCGACCATCCGAATGGAAGATGGATCGAATATTTTCAATTCATTGAATTTTGCTGAGGATACGGTTGAGGATCGACAAATGAGGGATGAAACGATAGAGTTGGTAAAAAAGCTTATTGATGAATTACCTGAGAATCAAAAGCAAGTCCTGATCATGAGGCATTATATGGACATGAGTTTTCAGGAGATCGCAGATAAAACAGGAGTTAGCATCAATACTGCATTAGGAAGAATGCGATATGCTTTAATCCACTTAAGAAAGAAAATGAAACACCTTAATGTTGCCTATGATAAAATTATTTACCCCAAATGA